One Rhinopithecus roxellana isolate Shanxi Qingling chromosome 7, ASM756505v1, whole genome shotgun sequence DNA segment encodes these proteins:
- the PIGA gene encoding phosphatidylinositol N-acetylglucosaminyltransferase subunit A isoform X2 has product MKTKISGIDLLSGIIPELCQKYPDLNFIIGGEGPKRIILEEVRERYQLHDRVRLLGALEHKDVRDVLVQGHIFLNTSLTEAFCMAIVEAASCGLQIVSTRVGGIPEVLPEDLIILCEPSVKSLCEGLEKAVLQLKSGTLLTPENIHNIVKTFYTWRNVAERTEKVYDRVSMEAVLPMDKRLDRLISHCGPVTGHIFALLAVFNFLFLVFLRWMIPDSIIDVAVDATGPQGAWTNNYSHSKREGENNEISKTR; this is encoded by the exons gGATCGATTTGCTTAGTGGCATAATACCTGAACTCTGTCAGAAATATCCAGATTTAAATTTCATAATTGGAGGAGAGGGACCAAAGAGAATCATTTTGGAAGAAGTTCGGGAAAGATACCAGCTGCATGACAG GGTGCGTCTTTTGGGAGCTTTAGAACACAAGGATGTTAGAGATGTCTTAGTTCAAGgacatatttttcttaataccTCCCTTACTGAAGCATTCTGCATGGCGATCGTGGAAGCAGCCAGTTGTGGTTTACAG attgtAAGTACCAGAGTTGGTGGAATTCCTGAGGTGCTTCCAGAAGACCTTATTATTTTATGTGAGCCTTCAGTAAAATCTTTGTGTGAAGGATTGGAAAAGGCTGTTTTGCAACTGAAGTCAGGGACATTGCTGACTCCAGAAAACATCCATAACATAGTAAAGACTTTCTACACCTGGAGGAATGTTGCGGAAAGAACTGAAAAG GTATATGACCGGGTATCAATGGAAGCTGTGTTGCCAATGGACAAACGACTGGACAGACTTATTTCTCACTGTGGCCCAGTAACAGGCCACATCTTTGCTTTGTTGGCAGTTTTCAACTTCCTCTTCCTCGTTTTCTTGAGATGGATGATTCCAGATTCTATCATTGATGTTGCAGTAGATGccactgggccacagggtgcctGGACTAATAACTATTCTCACAGTAAAAGAGAGGGTGAGAATAATGAGATATCTAAAACCAGGTAG